Part of the Bacillus sp. N1-1 genome, CACACCGCTGGTGTACCAGTTGTTCCGCCAGGAGCATAGCTGGGTAGCTACGTGTGGAAGGGATAAGTGCTGAAAGCATCTAAGCATGAAGCCCCCCTCGAGATGAGATTTCCCACAGCATTAAGCTGGTAAGATCCCTTAGAGATGATGAGGTAGATAGGTTCGGGGTGGAAGCATGGCAACACGTGGAGCTGACGAATACTAATCGATCGAGGGCTTAACCTAAAACAAAAGTGATGTGAGCATGTCTCACTAAACTTAATATTATTGGAATACGTTGTGCGTGCTATCTAGTTTTCAGGGAATACCCTGTAAAGTCTAGTGACGATGGCGAAGAGGTCACACCCGTTCCCATGCCGAACACGGAAGTTAAGCTCTTCAGCGCCGATGGTAGTTGGGGGATCTCCCCCTGCAAGAGTAGGACGTCGCTGGGCAAAAGAAGAAAGGCGAGAGACCAAAGGGTTTCTCGCTTTTTTGTATGGTTTTATGGGTGAGTTTTTACTAGCTCAAAGCCCTCATTCATCACGTTCGCGGAATTAATCTCAAATTCGCGGAAATATCATGAAAAAGCGCGGAATAAATCCGATTTTCGCGGAATTATTTGAAATATCGCGGAATAAACAACATAAAAAAGTAATTCAATCTCTATCAAAATATAGCATTTAACTTTTCAGAGAGAATAAATCGAAAATTTCGAACGGTATTTCTTGAAATTAACGCTTAGAAGACGTACAGTTAATGAAAAAGAATTTTATTTAATGGAAGGGGAAAATAAATGGATTTTCATTTTGATACAAAAGCAGTACGTTTTCCACGAAAACCGAAAGCCGATACAGCAAGTAAAGTTCAGCCGATTTATCAAACCTCTGCATTTGTGTTTGAAGATCTCGATGATTTGGAATCATTTTATGAAGGTAAAAAAGACTATTTGTACACTCGCGTTAGTAATCCGAATACAGATGATCTAGGAATGGGTGTAGCAGACCTTGAGGGTGCTCCTAAGGGTATTGCGACTTCTTCAGGCTTATCTGCTATTCTTGCGGGAGTGCTGTCCGTTGTCAAAGCTGGCGATCACATTGTCGCATGTGAAGATCTTTACGGAGGAACCTATTCGCTTTTTCATGGAGAACTTCCTGACTTCGGAATAGAGGTCTCTTTTGTGGATTTTACAGACAGAGATAAAATTGAGAGTGCGATACGACCAAATACTAAATTGCTTTATACTGAATCTGTCACAAACCCACTATTAAGAGTCGAGGATTTAGGACTTCTTAAAAATCTTGGCCAAAAACATAAACTTGTTACTATGGTAGACAATACGTTTGCTACACCTTATCTTCTTCAGCCTTACCAACTAGGAATTGATCTTGTTGTACATAGCGCAACAAAATATATTGGCGGTCATAGTGATGTAACAGCTGGTGTACTAGTAGGAAGAGAAGATCTGATGGCCAAGGCAAAAGCCAAAGTGATTAATCTTGGAGCTAATCTTAGTCCATTTGAAGCGTGGCTTGGTTGCCGTGGGTTAAAAACGATGAGTGTACGAATGGAACGTCATGTGAGGAATGCAGCTATCCTTGCAAGTGAATTAAAAAATGTAAACGGGATTAAGAATGTCTATTATCCTGAATATGTAGCTGAAAGAGGTTCGGGAGCTATGGTTTCCATTGAGCTAGATGATGAAACTGATGTGAAAACATTCTTCAAGTCACTAGGATGGGTAAAGATTATACCGACTCTGGCTGGGCTAGATACAACGGTTTCTTATCCGATTGCTACTTCCCACCGTACAGTACCAGAAGATACTAGACAGAAGCTTGGGATCAATAAGCAGCTCGTTCGTATTTCTGTAGGAATTGAAAACGAAAATGATATTGTAGATGCATTCAAAAATGCTGTGGAAAAATCCCTGTAACAGGGGTTTTTTTCTTTTGTTTCTAATGCTTGCATTCATTACATTTATCTGGTATAGTATTACTTGTGTCCACATGACATACTAATTTATGTCATAACATGTGCAGCATAGTTACACTCATATCGTCGCGGGGTGGAGCAGTTCGGTAGCTCGTTGGGCTCATAACCCAAAGGTCGCAGGTTCAAATCCTGCCCCCGCAACCAATTAAAAAAATTTAACTACGTCGAATAATCTTCTTCGTTAAATTTTAATAGGAGTCCCTTAGGGGCAACCTAGACTCACAACTAGATATTACTTCTTTCTAACGTAAGTGAGCTAATTACACTCATAACTTGGTCTCGTGGTGTAGCGGTTAACATGCCTGCCTGTCACGCAGGAGATCGCGGGTTCGATTCCCGTCGAGACCGCCATTTTTTCAAGAGCGATTGAATCGCTTTTTTTTTATACTTAAATTCATGGTACCTTATAAATATCAGAAGAAAATATAAGTTTTTTGAAACAAATATGTGAATTTGTTGTCAAGTAAGATAAACTGATAGAAAAAGCACCTTAGGATGAAATTCCTAAGGTTTTTTTATAAAATAGAAAGAGAGATGAGTTTGGTGAAAGATGAATTTGCGTTTATTCAATCCATTACGCCAGCTTATACATTTCGAAAAGAATTGATTCATGGGATTGGAGACGATGCGGCTCTTTATCACATTGAATCAGAATGGGATGAAATCGCCTGTACGGATACTATGGTGGAAGGAATCCATTTTAAGAAGAGTACGTTATCCCCTTTTCAAACCGGTCGAAAAGCGCTTGCTGTTAATATAAGTGATATTGCTGCAATGGGTGGTATTCCGATGTTTTATCTTGTATCGATTTCTGTGCCACAAACGGGATGGTCATCTAAACAGCTAAAAGAAATATACAAAGGGATTAAAGAGATCGGTGACCTATATGAGATGGACATGATCGGTGGTGATACAGTATCTACGAGAGGCGATCTTCATATTGCTATTACTGTTATCGGTAAAGTCGAAAAAGGACGTAAACTTCTTAGGAGTAATGCGAAGGCAGGTGACATCGTATTTCTTACTGGACCTGTGGGTGGTTCGGCTGCTGGACTTTCTTCATTACTTAAGGGTAAGGGCAGTGATGGAGCATATGTTCAGTTCCACCAGGATCCCCATCCTCGTGTCAAACAAGGGCGTATTCTCGCGAAAAGTGGATATCGCATTTCATTAAACGACGTGAGTGACGGAATAGCAAGTGAGTCTCACGAGATTGCTGAAGCAAGTGACGTTTCCATTGTACTTAATCAAGACGCGATCCCGGCGCCTGAAGGGTTTGAGGCATATTCCTCTTTCCAAAGGTTAGAATGGATGTTAAATGGCGGAGAAGATTATGAATTGATCGGCACTGTTGCGGAGGTTGACTGGCCAAAAGTGGTTGAACTTTTTCAAGAACACCAGGAATCCATCTATAAAATTGGCCATGTAGAAGATAAAGGAACAAGTGTATGGATGAGTTATAAAGATCAAAAATTCAAATTGGACAAGAAGGGTTACAATCACTTCTCGTCTAAAGAATAGGTGATGAACATGAGTGGATATGCTTTCATCATGAAATCTCCAGAAGAAACGATGGCGTTTGGCAGAAAGCTTGCTGAGAAGCTAAAGCCAGGCTGTGTGTTAACACTTGAAGGAGATTTAGGTGCTGGCAAGACAACCTTTACGAAGGGAATCGGAAAGGGGTTAGGGGTTACGAAAATAGTGAATAGCCCTACCTTTACGATTATAAAAGAATATGAAGGTAACATTCCTCTTTTTCATATGGACGCTTATCGTCTTGAAGAGAGTGATGAAGACCTTGGTTTTAGCGAATACTTTGAAGGAGAAGGCGTGACAGTGGTCGAATGGGCAAAATTCATTCAGGATATGCTGCCAAAACAACTCCTCAGAGTAGAAATTTATCATCAAAAAGATTCAGAACGTCGGCTTATCTTAAGACCGTTTGGTCCTTTTTATGAGTCGTTATGTAAGGAGTTGCAACATGAAAGTACTAGCCATTGATTCTTCGAACTACTGTATGGGTGTTTCCATTATGGTGGATGGCACGGTTGTCGGAGAACTGATAACAAATATAAAGAAAAACCATTCGGTTCGGTTAATGCCAGCTGTTGAGCAACTGTTAGAAGAAGTTCAAGTGAAGCCAGCTGACCTTGATCGAATCGTAGTGGCAAAAGGACCGGGTTCTTATACAGGACTGCGCATTGGCATTAGCATTGCTAAGACGTTAGCGTGGACGTTATCCAAACCTCTTGTCGGAGTGTCTAGTTTAGAAGTACTGGCGCAGAATGGGCGTTATTTCTCTGGAGCCATCGTTCCATTTTTCGATGCAAGACGCGGACAAGCGTATATGAGTGTGTATAAAGCGAATGGAATAGAAGTTGAAAGAGAAACGGAAGATCAGATTGTGCTATTTGAAGAGTGGCTTCAGGAAAATAAAGATCGATATGAGCGTTTTTTATTTATTAGCGGAGATCTAACTATGCACAAAGAACGAATTGAAGAAATATTGGTTGACAAAGCAGTGTTCGCACCCTCGAGTAGTTTAAATGCTAGGCCTGCTGATCTTGCAAGGTTAGGGGCAAGTCATGAACCGGTGGAAGATGTTCATCAGTTTACACCAAACTATGTAAGAATGGCTGAAGCTGAAGCAAAGTGGCTAGCTTCACAGAAAAAGTAGGGGATTGGCGATGAATGATACGGTATCGTTTCGATCGATGACCATTGAAGATATTGAGGCTGTGATGCGGATTGAGCACGCAACTTTTCCAACACCATGGAGTAGATCTGCTTTCTATAATGAAATTGTCATAAATCATTTTGCGACTTACCTTCTACTTGAAGTTGGAGAAGAAATAGCAGGCTATTGCGGTGTTTGGGTCATTATTGATGAGGCGCATATTACGAATATCGCTCTTCACCCAGAGTATCGAGGGATGAAGCTAGGAGAAGCGCTTCTAAACAAAGCAATTCATTTTGCAAAATCACGCGGGGCATTAAAAATGACGCTTGAAGTTCGCGTGTCTAATACTGTAGCGCAAAATCTATATCGGAAATTTGGTTTTGAAGAAGGCGGCATTCGCAAAAATTATTACACAGATAATCAAGAGGATGCGCTAGTAATGTGGGTGAATTTAAATGGAAAATAAACATGAAATTATTTTAGGAATTGAAACAAGCTGTGATGAAACAGCAGTTGCTATCGTAAAAGATGGGAAAGAAGTATTAGCAAACGTGGTGGCGTCTCAGATTGAAAGTCATAAGCGTTTTGGAGGGGTCGTGCCTGAAATTGCTTCAAGGCATCATGTGGAGCAGATGACACTGATTCTTGAAGAAGCTTTCCGTGAATCAGGACTTACAATGGATGAGATTGATGGCATTGCTGTGACAGAGGGACCCGGGCTTGTGGGAGCACTCTTAATCGGCGTGAATACAGCAAAAGCACTTGCTTTCGCTCACCAGAAGCCACTAATCGGTACACATCATATTGCAGGGCATATTTATGCTAATCAGCTTGTAGCAGAGTTAACTTATCCACTGCTCGCCCTTGTAGTTTCAGGTGGACATACGGAGCTTGTTTATATGCCGTCTGAAGGTGAGTTTGAGGTAATCGGTGAAACACGTGATGACGCAGCTGGAGAAGCTTATGATAAAGTCGCAAGAACGCTACAGCTTCCTTACCCTGGAGGACCACATATTGATCGGTTGGCAGCAGAAGGAGAACCATCAGTTCCACTGCCTCGTGCATGGCTTGAAAAAGGGTCATACGATTTTAGCTTCAGTGGTTTGAAATCGGCCGTTATCAACACTGTTCATAACGCGAAACAACGCAACGAAGAACTGAAACCGGAGGATCTTGCAGCAAGTTTTCAGGCTTCTGTTGTCGAAGTGCTGGTTACGAAGACGTTGAGAGCGGCAGAAGAGTACGGCGTGAAACAAGTTCTTCTTGCTGGTGGTGTAGCAGCGAACAAAGGTCTAAGAAGTTCTTTAACAGAAGCTTTTGAAGGTAGCGGTAGAGAGCTTGTGATTCCACCATTGTATTATTGTACGGATAATGCTGCGATGATTGCAGCTGCTGGAACGATCGCCTATCGAAAAGGAAAACGTTCTAGCCTTCAACTTAACGCAAATCCGGGATTAGAACTGGGAATCTAATCCCGGTTTTTTTGTTATATAGCACATAAATGTCGTTTGTGTGTTGAACGTGAAAGAGAAAGTTAATAAGAACAGTTATCCACAAACGGGTGAATAGTGTGGACATTATAAGAGAAAGCTTACTCCAATGAGGTTTTTTAAAATTCTCTTATTTTGTGGATAACTAGTTAAAGTCTTGTTGATAATGTTAATAATTTTTAGAAAATGAGGTTTGTCAGCTGTTTAATTGTGCATAAGTATGTGGATAGTGTGAATATGTCGGAAAATTCTTGCCTAACAAAAAACAGTCCACTGTGGACTGTTTTTTTGTTAGGCTTCCTGTAATTGTTCCCATTCTTCCATGAGTGTTTCCGTCACATACCGCAAATGATCCATTTCTTCATTTAACTTCATTACTTTTTCATGATCTTCGAAGATGTCTGGAATGCAAAGCTCTTCTTCGATTGCAGCAATGCGTAATTCAGCGTCATCCACTTCTTTTTCAATCTCTTCAATTCGT contains:
- the tsaD gene encoding tRNA (adenosine(37)-N6)-threonylcarbamoyltransferase complex transferase subunit TsaD, giving the protein MENKHEIILGIETSCDETAVAIVKDGKEVLANVVASQIESHKRFGGVVPEIASRHHVEQMTLILEEAFRESGLTMDEIDGIAVTEGPGLVGALLIGVNTAKALAFAHQKPLIGTHHIAGHIYANQLVAELTYPLLALVVSGGHTELVYMPSEGEFEVIGETRDDAAGEAYDKVARTLQLPYPGGPHIDRLAAEGEPSVPLPRAWLEKGSYDFSFSGLKSAVINTVHNAKQRNEELKPEDLAASFQASVVEVLVTKTLRAAEEYGVKQVLLAGGVAANKGLRSSLTEAFEGSGRELVIPPLYYCTDNAAMIAAAGTIAYRKGKRSSLQLNANPGLELGI
- the thiL gene encoding thiamine-phosphate kinase encodes the protein MSLVKDEFAFIQSITPAYTFRKELIHGIGDDAALYHIESEWDEIACTDTMVEGIHFKKSTLSPFQTGRKALAVNISDIAAMGGIPMFYLVSISVPQTGWSSKQLKEIYKGIKEIGDLYEMDMIGGDTVSTRGDLHIAITVIGKVEKGRKLLRSNAKAGDIVFLTGPVGGSAAGLSSLLKGKGSDGAYVQFHQDPHPRVKQGRILAKSGYRISLNDVSDGIASESHEIAEASDVSIVLNQDAIPAPEGFEAYSSFQRLEWMLNGGEDYELIGTVAEVDWPKVVELFQEHQESIYKIGHVEDKGTSVWMSYKDQKFKLDKKGYNHFSSKE
- the rimI gene encoding ribosomal protein S18-alanine N-acetyltransferase, whose product is MNDTVSFRSMTIEDIEAVMRIEHATFPTPWSRSAFYNEIVINHFATYLLLEVGEEIAGYCGVWVIIDEAHITNIALHPEYRGMKLGEALLNKAIHFAKSRGALKMTLEVRVSNTVAQNLYRKFGFEEGGIRKNYYTDNQEDALVMWVNLNGK
- a CDS encoding PLP-dependent aspartate aminotransferase family protein — encoded protein: MDFHFDTKAVRFPRKPKADTASKVQPIYQTSAFVFEDLDDLESFYEGKKDYLYTRVSNPNTDDLGMGVADLEGAPKGIATSSGLSAILAGVLSVVKAGDHIVACEDLYGGTYSLFHGELPDFGIEVSFVDFTDRDKIESAIRPNTKLLYTESVTNPLLRVEDLGLLKNLGQKHKLVTMVDNTFATPYLLQPYQLGIDLVVHSATKYIGGHSDVTAGVLVGREDLMAKAKAKVINLGANLSPFEAWLGCRGLKTMSVRMERHVRNAAILASELKNVNGIKNVYYPEYVAERGSGAMVSIELDDETDVKTFFKSLGWVKIIPTLAGLDTTVSYPIATSHRTVPEDTRQKLGINKQLVRISVGIENENDIVDAFKNAVEKSL
- the tsaB gene encoding tRNA (adenosine(37)-N6)-threonylcarbamoyltransferase complex dimerization subunit type 1 TsaB, encoding MKVLAIDSSNYCMGVSIMVDGTVVGELITNIKKNHSVRLMPAVEQLLEEVQVKPADLDRIVVAKGPGSYTGLRIGISIAKTLAWTLSKPLVGVSSLEVLAQNGRYFSGAIVPFFDARRGQAYMSVYKANGIEVERETEDQIVLFEEWLQENKDRYERFLFISGDLTMHKERIEEILVDKAVFAPSSSLNARPADLARLGASHEPVEDVHQFTPNYVRMAEAEAKWLASQKK
- the tsaE gene encoding tRNA (adenosine(37)-N6)-threonylcarbamoyltransferase complex ATPase subunit type 1 TsaE, coding for MSGYAFIMKSPEETMAFGRKLAEKLKPGCVLTLEGDLGAGKTTFTKGIGKGLGVTKIVNSPTFTIIKEYEGNIPLFHMDAYRLEESDEDLGFSEYFEGEGVTVVEWAKFIQDMLPKQLLRVEIYHQKDSERRLILRPFGPFYESLCKELQHESTSH